A single region of the Thermococcus zilligii AN1 genome encodes:
- the upp gene encoding uracil phosphoribosyltransferase, translating into MKADERWSGVYSFEDSPFIMEVLTELRDRNTDSIAFRKGLVKLGRYMGYELTKTMEVEEVEVETPLEKTKGVVVKDRRNVVIITVLRAAIPLMEGLIKVFEHARVGVVSASRGKAPKFEIEMNYIKIPDLKPEDTVIVADPMIATGSTLIKVLEEIEKYGKPKRTIVLGVLAAPEGISRIKGQFPEVEIFVAKVDRELDGKGYILPGLGDAGDRAFGAPSKVF; encoded by the coding sequence ATGAAGGCTGATGAGAGGTGGAGTGGAGTTTACTCCTTTGAGGACTCTCCCTTTATAATGGAGGTCCTCACGGAGCTAAGGGACAGGAACACCGACAGCATCGCCTTCAGGAAGGGCCTGGTCAAGCTCGGGAGGTACATGGGGTACGAGCTGACGAAAACCATGGAAGTCGAGGAGGTTGAGGTTGAAACCCCCCTGGAAAAGACGAAGGGCGTGGTCGTTAAGGACAGAAGGAACGTCGTCATCATAACAGTCCTCAGGGCGGCAATACCGCTGATGGAGGGGTTGATAAAGGTCTTCGAGCATGCCAGAGTTGGTGTAGTCTCGGCCTCCAGAGGAAAAGCACCGAAGTTCGAGATAGAGATGAACTATATCAAGATACCCGACCTTAAGCCGGAGGACACGGTGATCGTTGCTGATCCCATGATAGCGACGGGCTCAACCCTCATTAAGGTTCTTGAAGAGATTGAAAAGTACGGGAAACCAAAGAGAACGATAGTTCTTGGCGTTCTGGCCGCCCCTGAAGGCATCTCCAGGATCAAGGGGCAGTTCCCCGAAGTTGAGATATTTGTTGCCAAGGTTGACAGGGAGCTCGACGGGAAGGGTTACATCCTTCCGGGCCTCGGTGATGCGGGGGACAGGGCCTTCGGCGCGCCGTCGAAAGTTTTCTGA
- a CDS encoding rhomboid family intramembrane serine protease gives MALNDLYKAIRHAWLTYTIAAINFLVFGYELYLSGGLAVTDRALLKVALVNYCVTYCHEYWRLISAIFVHLDWIHLAMNTFFLLYLGSQLEILVGRARFLVLYLTAGIFGNLLTLKFLGPFIISGGASGALFGIAGALIMIEGTLKRNIQMALGNAFFLFLINSWLPGVNWVAHLGGLIVGLAFGYNYGIYVRRKIAKMEYWDLGW, from the coding sequence ATGGCACTCAATGACCTCTACAAAGCCATCAGGCACGCCTGGTTGACCTATACAATAGCGGCTATCAACTTTCTTGTTTTCGGTTACGAGCTCTACCTCAGCGGAGGACTTGCAGTCACAGACAGGGCTCTGCTAAAGGTGGCCCTGGTCAACTACTGTGTTACCTACTGTCACGAGTACTGGAGGCTGATTTCAGCTATCTTCGTTCACCTCGACTGGATTCACCTGGCAATGAACACATTTTTCCTGCTCTACCTGGGGAGTCAGCTTGAGATTCTCGTCGGAAGGGCGAGATTTCTTGTCCTCTACCTGACGGCGGGGATATTTGGCAACCTGTTGACGCTCAAGTTCCTGGGGCCATTCATCATAAGCGGCGGCGCCAGCGGGGCGCTCTTCGGAATCGCCGGGGCCCTGATAATGATAGAGGGCACGCTGAAAAGGAACATCCAGATGGCCCTTGGCAACGCTTTCTTCCTCTTCCTTATAAACAGCTGGCTCCCGGGGGTTAACTGGGTGGCTCACCTGGGCGGCCTCATAGTTGGCCTGGCCTTTGGTTATAACTATGGGATTTACGTCAGAAGGAAGATTGCTAAGATGGAGTACTGGGATCTGGGGTGGTGA